In the Akkermansiaceae bacterium genome, one interval contains:
- the xylA gene encoding xylose isomerase, with translation MSYFPGIPKIQFEGPSSKNPFAFKHYNPDELVEGKTMRDHLRFAAAYWHVMRNGLGDPFGGGTALMPWDDQSDSVENAIKRADVFFEFLDKMDIGYYCFHDRDIAPELNNLAKSNEALDKVTDHLLQLQQSTGKKLLWGTACLFSHPRYAHGAGTSPNAEVFAYGAAQVKAALDATLKLGGEGYVFWGGREGYATLLNTDMKRELDHLAALLHLAVDYAKKIGFTGQFYIEPKPREPSTHQYDSDAAACLNFLREYGLMDHLKLNLETNHATLAGHTMLHEMTVAAAAGALGSIDANQGDELIGWDTDQFPTDIYLTTSIMLKLLESGGFTTGGLNFDAKRRRESHEPEDLFHAHIGGMDAFARGLKSAAAIRADGRLEEFVTKRYASWNEGIGAKVEGKSISLEEISAHVLGQPEPKLASGRQEMLENLVNEFI, from the coding sequence ATGTCGTATTTCCCAGGCATTCCGAAAATCCAGTTCGAGGGTCCGTCCTCGAAGAACCCTTTCGCGTTCAAGCACTACAACCCGGACGAACTCGTCGAGGGCAAGACGATGCGGGACCACCTTCGTTTCGCAGCCGCCTACTGGCATGTCATGCGCAACGGCCTGGGCGACCCCTTCGGTGGCGGCACCGCGCTCATGCCATGGGACGACCAATCGGACTCCGTGGAGAACGCGATCAAGCGCGCGGATGTGTTCTTCGAGTTCCTCGACAAGATGGACATCGGCTACTACTGCTTCCACGACCGCGACATCGCTCCGGAGCTGAACAACCTGGCGAAGTCGAACGAGGCGCTGGATAAGGTCACCGACCACCTGCTCCAGCTCCAGCAGTCCACCGGGAAAAAACTCCTCTGGGGCACCGCCTGCCTTTTCTCCCACCCTCGCTACGCGCACGGCGCGGGCACTTCCCCGAACGCGGAAGTCTTCGCCTATGGTGCCGCGCAGGTGAAAGCCGCGCTCGACGCCACGCTGAAGCTCGGCGGTGAGGGCTACGTCTTCTGGGGCGGCCGGGAAGGCTACGCCACCCTGCTGAACACGGACATGAAGCGGGAGCTGGACCACCTGGCCGCACTGCTCCACCTTGCCGTGGACTATGCGAAAAAGATCGGCTTCACCGGCCAATTCTACATCGAGCCGAAGCCACGCGAACCCTCCACCCACCAGTATGACTCCGATGCGGCGGCGTGCCTGAACTTCCTCCGCGAATACGGCCTGATGGACCACCTCAAGCTGAACCTGGAGACGAACCACGCCACGCTGGCGGGCCACACCATGCTGCATGAGATGACCGTCGCGGCAGCCGCGGGCGCGCTCGGCTCCATCGACGCGAACCAGGGTGACGAACTCATCGGCTGGGACACCGACCAGTTCCCGACCGACATCTACCTGACCACCTCCATCATGCTGAAGCTGCTGGAAAGCGGCGGCTTCACCACCGGCGGCCTCAACTTCGACGCGAAGCGCCGCCGTGAATCCCACGAGCCGGAGGACCTCTTCCATGCCCACATCGGCGGCATGGACGCCTTCGCCCGCGGCCTGAAATCCGCCGCCGCCATCCGTGCGGACGGACGGCTGGAGGAGTTCGTCACGAAGCGTTACGCATCATGGAACGAAGGCATCGGCGCGAAGGTGGAGGGCAAGTCCATCAGCCTGGAGGAAATCTCCGCCCACGTCCTCGGACAACCGGAGCCGAAGCTGGCATCCGGCCGGCAGGAGATGCTGGAGAACCTCGTGAACGAGTTCATCTGA
- a CDS encoding AraC family transcriptional regulator encodes MKTDAPFDPTVQFMSLLGHLPNVCFFAKDRAGNIISASAAMVRRYGLRSLDELTGRNDRDFFPAHIAKGIVDDDHLVMTTGKPLLGRVEVLFDENRILDWYTTNKFPLHAMDGSVVGVMGTTHSLGEKRGTFLANARISKAVERIQTAYAERLPMGALAAMCGLSERQFRRQFQQVFEMSPQEFIHKTRVQAGCKLLKQSDAPISSIATDCGFCDQSSFTQYFRRYLGITPLQFRKGL; translated from the coding sequence ATGAAAACCGACGCTCCCTTTGATCCCACCGTGCAGTTCATGAGCCTGCTGGGGCATCTGCCGAACGTGTGCTTCTTTGCGAAGGACCGGGCGGGCAACATCATCTCCGCCAGCGCGGCGATGGTCAGGCGCTACGGCCTGCGCTCGCTGGACGAGCTGACCGGACGGAATGACCGCGACTTCTTTCCCGCCCACATCGCGAAGGGCATCGTGGATGACGACCATCTGGTGATGACGACAGGCAAGCCCCTGCTCGGGCGGGTGGAGGTGTTGTTCGATGAGAACCGGATCCTCGACTGGTACACGACGAACAAGTTCCCGCTCCACGCCATGGATGGCAGCGTGGTGGGCGTGATGGGGACGACGCACAGCCTCGGTGAAAAGCGCGGCACTTTTCTCGCGAATGCACGCATCAGCAAGGCGGTGGAGCGCATCCAGACGGCGTATGCGGAACGGCTGCCAATGGGCGCGCTGGCGGCGATGTGCGGGCTGAGCGAGCGGCAGTTCCGCAGGCAGTTCCAGCAGGTCTTCGAGATGAGCCCGCAGGAGTTCATCCACAAGACACGGGTGCAGGCCGGGTGCAAGCTGCTGAAGCAGAGCGACGCCCCCATTTCCTCCATCGCCACGGACTGCGGGTTCTGTGACCAGAGCTCCTTCACGCAGTATTTCCGCAGGTATCTGGGCATCACACCGCTGCAGTTCCGGAAGGGGTTGTAA
- the ligD gene encoding DNA ligase D encodes MQKKPPARKRSAALEKYHAKRDFTKTTEPVTGRSSADRRIFVVQEHHARSHHFDFRLEMDGTLASWAVPKGIPEDPADKRLAVHVEDHPIDYAGFEGEIPAGNYGAGHVAIWDRGTWEPLDRDWKKAYAKGKLKFALNGGKLGGAYVLARMKEEPNWLMRKIEVDHLPVPELEKEVAGFIPPQLAKVFPSVPSGKEWLHEIKLDGYRLIAVRKRGKVRLFTRTGLDWTERFPSTAKHLEKLEDGDFILDGEAVVYDNKGRTRFGLLQDALKTPAENDIIFVAFDILHEDGKNLRPLPLVERLKHLAALIPSDTGPLRTSKTWPGADGPALFKEACKLGLEGIISKKANGRYHEGLRRDWAKSKSRPRQEFVICGFTPPKNSCPAFGALVLGSFDGGKLIPRGKVGTGFTDDKRRGLLKRMKTLASDTAPFPFAEKHVTWIKPELVAEVEFAELTAEGFIRQGSFISLREDKAARDVHLDAIQKATADAEDLMVMNITISHPERVVFPDDGITKLEVARFYERVGDLMLPYVKNRPLAILRAPDGIGGKVFFQKSFKAHVPDHVHTKTLEDGTEIFYVKDVKGIISLAQFGMIEIHPWGAAFPNPDKPDQLIWDLDPDSAVPWKETLGAAFLLRDFLAERGLDTVVKTSGGKGLHVILPLKRVHAWDVMKPFSKAVASAVAGFNPKRFIVTASKQKRTGKIYIDWLRNGKGATCVVPWGLRGRATAPVSTPVNWDDLAEVVQTGFHINEPFSLPEDWKSIKPQSVTKKVLAEFQKG; translated from the coding sequence ATGCAAAAAAAGCCGCCAGCAAGAAAGCGAAGCGCAGCGCTTGAGAAATACCACGCGAAGCGGGATTTCACGAAGACCACCGAACCGGTCACCGGCAGGTCCTCCGCGGACAGGCGGATCTTCGTGGTGCAGGAGCACCACGCGCGGTCGCACCATTTCGACTTCAGGCTGGAGATGGACGGCACGCTGGCCAGTTGGGCGGTGCCGAAGGGCATCCCGGAGGACCCGGCGGACAAGCGCCTCGCGGTCCATGTCGAGGATCACCCGATCGACTACGCGGGCTTCGAGGGAGAGATCCCCGCCGGGAACTACGGCGCGGGTCACGTGGCGATCTGGGACCGCGGCACCTGGGAGCCGCTGGACAGGGACTGGAAGAAAGCCTACGCGAAGGGAAAACTGAAGTTCGCGCTGAATGGCGGGAAGCTCGGCGGTGCCTACGTGCTGGCCCGGATGAAAGAGGAACCGAACTGGCTGATGCGGAAGATCGAGGTGGACCATCTCCCCGTGCCGGAACTGGAGAAAGAGGTGGCGGGTTTCATCCCACCGCAACTGGCGAAGGTATTTCCCTCAGTGCCATCCGGAAAGGAGTGGCTGCATGAGATCAAGCTGGATGGCTACCGGCTCATCGCGGTGCGGAAGAGGGGCAAGGTCCGGCTTTTCACCCGTACCGGCCTCGACTGGACGGAGCGTTTCCCATCGACGGCAAAGCATCTGGAAAAACTGGAGGATGGGGACTTCATCCTCGATGGCGAGGCGGTGGTGTATGACAACAAGGGACGGACCCGTTTCGGGTTGTTGCAGGATGCTTTAAAGACTCCGGCGGAGAACGACATCATCTTCGTCGCCTTCGACATCCTGCACGAGGACGGGAAAAACCTCCGTCCCCTGCCCTTGGTGGAACGCCTCAAGCATCTGGCAGCGCTGATCCCATCCGACACCGGGCCGTTGCGGACCTCGAAGACATGGCCGGGGGCCGATGGTCCCGCCCTTTTCAAGGAAGCATGCAAGCTGGGGCTGGAGGGCATCATCAGCAAGAAGGCGAACGGCCGCTACCACGAGGGGCTGCGCAGGGACTGGGCGAAGTCGAAAAGCCGCCCGCGCCAGGAGTTCGTGATCTGCGGTTTCACCCCGCCGAAGAACTCCTGCCCCGCGTTCGGCGCGCTGGTGCTGGGCTCGTTCGATGGCGGGAAACTCATCCCCCGCGGCAAGGTCGGCACCGGCTTCACCGATGACAAACGCCGCGGGCTGCTGAAGCGCATGAAGACGCTGGCGAGCGACACAGCCCCCTTTCCTTTCGCGGAGAAGCACGTCACCTGGATCAAGCCGGAGCTGGTCGCGGAGGTGGAGTTCGCGGAACTGACCGCGGAGGGTTTCATCCGCCAGGGCAGTTTCATTTCCCTGCGCGAGGACAAGGCCGCGCGTGACGTGCATCTGGATGCGATCCAGAAAGCCACCGCGGACGCGGAGGATCTCATGGTCATGAACATCACCATCTCCCATCCCGAACGCGTGGTCTTTCCGGACGACGGCATCACGAAGCTGGAAGTCGCCCGATTCTACGAACGCGTCGGAGACCTGATGCTGCCCTATGTGAAGAACCGTCCGCTGGCGATCCTCCGTGCGCCGGATGGCATCGGCGGGAAGGTGTTTTTCCAGAAGAGCTTCAAGGCGCACGTGCCGGACCACGTGCACACCAAGACCCTGGAGGATGGCACGGAGATCTTTTACGTGAAGGATGTGAAGGGCATCATCTCGCTCGCGCAGTTCGGGATGATCGAGATCCATCCGTGGGGTGCGGCGTTCCCCAACCCCGACAAGCCGGACCAGCTCATCTGGGACCTGGACCCGGACAGCGCGGTGCCGTGGAAGGAGACGCTCGGTGCGGCCTTCCTGCTGCGGGATTTCCTCGCGGAGCGTGGGCTGGATACCGTCGTGAAAACCTCCGGCGGCAAAGGACTGCACGTCATCCTGCCGCTGAAGCGCGTACATGCCTGGGACGTGATGAAGCCGTTCTCGAAGGCGGTGGCCAGCGCCGTCGCGGGGTTCAACCCGAAGCGGTTCATCGTCACCGCAAGCAAGCAGAAACGGACTGGGAAAATCTACATCGACTGGCTGCGTAATGGAAAAGGAGCGACCTGTGTGGTGCCCTGGGGTCTGCGCGGCAGGGCGACCGCCCCGGTTTCCACTCCGGTGAACTGGGATGATCTCGCGGAGGTGGTGCAGACCGGCTTCCACATCAACGAGCCGTTCTCACTGCCGGAGGACTGGAAGAGCATCAAGCCGCAGTCGGTGACGAAGAAGGTGCTGGCGGAGTTCCAGAAGGGGTAG
- a CDS encoding Ku protein, translated as MARAIWKGSIAFGLVNIPVGLSTAEARPDIQLHMVDSKNHARIRYERVNADSGEEVPWDRMVRGYEHDDGKFILLTDEDLEAVQPKLTRTIEITDFVPLKEIDPLLFDKPYYLEPEKRGRKAYALLREALRKSGKAGISRVVIRTHEYLSAMFVRDEVLVLMLLRFPQEIKAASKLDLPSSSAKEFQPGKREMELAEKLIGEMSGRWKPDDYHDEYREALMDFIERKISSGKSVDDVKEGGGDDEEEEDGKVLNLADYLERSVKSKAAPGKKAVAKKTAKKAAAKKTAAKKATSHAKKAASKKAKRSA; from the coding sequence ATGGCCCGCGCAATCTGGAAAGGTTCCATCGCCTTCGGTCTGGTGAACATCCCCGTGGGACTCTCCACCGCGGAGGCCCGGCCGGACATCCAGCTCCACATGGTGGACAGCAAGAACCACGCCCGCATCCGCTATGAACGGGTGAACGCGGACTCCGGTGAGGAGGTTCCGTGGGACCGCATGGTGCGCGGCTATGAACATGACGACGGCAAGTTCATCCTGCTGACGGATGAGGATCTGGAGGCCGTTCAGCCGAAGCTGACCAGGACCATCGAGATCACCGACTTCGTCCCGCTCAAGGAGATCGATCCCCTGTTGTTCGACAAGCCCTACTACCTGGAGCCGGAGAAACGCGGGCGGAAGGCCTATGCCCTCCTGCGCGAGGCCCTCCGCAAATCCGGCAAGGCGGGCATCTCCCGCGTGGTGATCCGCACCCACGAGTATCTTTCCGCCATGTTCGTGCGGGATGAGGTGCTGGTGCTGATGCTGCTCCGTTTTCCCCAGGAAATCAAAGCCGCGTCAAAGCTCGACCTCCCCTCCTCCTCCGCGAAGGAGTTCCAACCGGGCAAGCGCGAGATGGAGCTGGCGGAAAAGCTCATCGGTGAGATGAGCGGCAGGTGGAAGCCGGACGACTACCATGACGAATACCGCGAGGCCTTGATGGATTTCATCGAACGGAAAATCAGCTCCGGCAAGTCCGTCGATGACGTGAAAGAAGGCGGCGGGGACGACGAAGAGGAGGAAGATGGAAAGGTGCTGAACCTGGCCGACTACCTCGAACGCAGCGTGAAATCCAAAGCCGCGCCCGGAAAGAAAGCCGTAGCGAAGAAGACCGCAAAAAAGGCAGCCGCCAAAAAGACCGCCGCGAAGAAGGCCACCAGCCATGCAAAAAAAGCCGCCAGCAAGAAAGCGAAGCGCAGCGCTTGA
- a CDS encoding YihY/virulence factor BrkB family protein gives MKDLWDTIRQTGTEFFDDNVPRLSAALAYYSIFSLAPLLLIAVSIAGIFFGDDAASGVLDDQLKSRMGDAAAATVQEMLANTRKPADNLLATLTGLVLLVIGAGGVFGQLQDALNTVWGISPKPGRGLKGILKDRFLSFSMVLGIGFLLLTSLALSAFLQGASDFVARVLPLHPLFWSGLSAILSFLVITTLFAAILKILPDAEIGWRDVAEGAVFTSVLFSLGKFALGWYLGREATSSSYGSAGSLVLILLWVYYSSTILLLGAEFTQVHANRRGRHIRPSSGAVRTGKFPPE, from the coding sequence ATGAAGGATCTCTGGGATACCATCCGCCAGACGGGCACGGAGTTCTTTGACGACAATGTTCCCAGGCTCAGTGCCGCGCTGGCCTACTATTCGATCTTTTCACTGGCACCACTGCTGCTCATCGCCGTATCGATCGCCGGGATCTTCTTCGGCGACGATGCGGCGAGCGGCGTTCTGGACGACCAGTTGAAATCCCGCATGGGGGATGCCGCGGCGGCGACCGTGCAGGAGATGCTGGCCAACACGCGGAAGCCTGCGGACAACCTGCTGGCCACCCTGACCGGTCTGGTGCTGCTGGTCATCGGCGCGGGAGGTGTGTTCGGCCAGCTCCAGGACGCTCTCAACACCGTGTGGGGCATCTCGCCGAAACCGGGCCGCGGCCTGAAAGGCATCCTGAAGGACCGCTTCCTCTCGTTCTCGATGGTGCTGGGCATCGGCTTTCTCCTCCTCACCTCCCTGGCCCTGTCCGCCTTCCTCCAGGGTGCCAGCGATTTTGTCGCCCGTGTGCTGCCCCTGCATCCGCTGTTCTGGAGCGGACTGAGCGCCATCCTTTCCTTTCTGGTCATCACCACGCTGTTTGCGGCCATCCTGAAGATCCTGCCGGACGCGGAGATCGGCTGGCGGGACGTGGCGGAGGGTGCGGTTTTCACCTCGGTCCTGTTCTCCCTCGGCAAGTTCGCGCTGGGATGGTACCTCGGCAGGGAGGCCACCTCCTCCAGCTATGGCTCGGCGGGATCGCTCGTCCTGATCCTGCTGTGGGTCTATTACTCATCGACCATCCTGCTGCTGGGCGCGGAGTTCACCCAGGTGCATGCGAACCGGCGCGGGCGGCACATCCGCCCCTCGTCGGGAGCCGTCCGCACGGGCAAGTTCCCGCCGGAATGA
- a CDS encoding SDR family oxidoreductase — protein sequence MMPQPVSLQPGAQGSGRLDGRVALITGGDSGIGRATALTFAREGADIMIVYLEEDDDANDTAMEIRAMGRRCEVVATDIGVERNCISVIGETISLFGKLDILINNAAEQHPRESITDITEQDLTDTFRTNVFSMFFLTKAALPHLRKSPGACIVNTTSVTAYRGSPGLVDYSATKGAIVSFTRSLAQQLAEEKIRVNAVAPGPIWTPLIPATFPEDKVATFGSDSPLGRVGQPWECAECFLFLAAADSSYMTGQVLHPNGGEIING from the coding sequence ATGATGCCGCAGCCCGTGTCCCTCCAACCGGGCGCGCAGGGGAGCGGACGGCTCGATGGCAGGGTGGCCCTCATCACGGGCGGGGATTCCGGCATCGGCAGGGCCACCGCGCTGACTTTCGCGCGGGAAGGGGCGGACATCATGATCGTCTATCTGGAGGAGGACGACGACGCGAACGACACGGCCATGGAAATCCGCGCCATGGGCCGCCGCTGCGAGGTGGTGGCCACGGACATCGGCGTGGAGCGCAACTGCATTTCCGTCATCGGGGAAACCATCTCCCTCTTCGGAAAGCTGGACATCCTCATCAACAACGCCGCCGAGCAACATCCGAGAGAGTCCATCACCGACATCACGGAGCAGGATCTGACGGACACCTTCCGCACGAATGTCTTCTCCATGTTCTTCCTGACGAAGGCAGCCCTGCCCCACCTGCGGAAGTCCCCGGGGGCGTGCATCGTCAACACCACCTCCGTCACCGCCTACCGCGGCAGCCCGGGACTGGTGGATTACTCCGCCACGAAGGGGGCCATCGTTTCCTTCACCCGCTCGCTCGCCCAGCAGCTCGCGGAGGAGAAAATACGGGTGAACGCCGTCGCACCGGGCCCCATCTGGACGCCCCTCATCCCCGCGACCTTCCCGGAGGACAAGGTGGCCACCTTCGGCTCCGACTCCCCTCTTGGCAGGGTCGGCCAACCGTGGGAATGTGCGGAATGTTTCCTGTTCCTGGCGGCGGCTGACTCCTCCTACATGACCGGACAGGTGCTGCACCCGAACGGCGGGGAGATCATCAACGGGTGA
- a CDS encoding DUF1552 domain-containing protein, with protein MNLSSERRHTISRRHFLRGAGVALGLPWLESMNAWGSTVAGQPGATVAAAKGAPRRFAAVFMGNGVNPHHWGATNGPNGLELMKTLSPLEAVKDKLLVFKGLWNPTTVAGPGGHYPKMNVLSGLTVKQTTTDVQVGTTMDQLMARELGNRTPMPSIVLGTEGPNYGTDSGFTSIYSAYISWSSPTTPAPKEIFPQQAFDQLFDDGSQRKRDKGVLDTVLSDANSLRAKVSRRDAQKLDEYFTSVREIEQRIERADLASKIETNGAGWQPSVKEPTFPRPASGIPVDVREHLQLQLDIMVLAFQMDRTRIATMMLNNDLSQMNFGFLGNIKGGQHELSHHAGNPERLDMYQRVNEYHMELLCGTLQKMAATNEGERSLLDNSMILFCSSLWDGNAHDSRQLPVLMAGGGGGTIRGGRMLDYSKDENRKLCRLHMAVMERMGMKTQQFGDADSALTDLG; from the coding sequence ATGAATCTTTCCAGCGAACGCCGACACACGATCTCCCGCCGACACTTTCTCCGTGGAGCAGGTGTCGCGCTCGGGCTGCCGTGGCTGGAGTCGATGAACGCGTGGGGCAGCACCGTGGCCGGTCAGCCCGGTGCCACCGTAGCCGCCGCGAAAGGCGCGCCACGCCGCTTCGCCGCCGTCTTCATGGGAAATGGAGTGAATCCCCACCACTGGGGCGCGACCAACGGCCCGAACGGGCTGGAGTTGATGAAGACGCTCAGCCCGCTGGAGGCGGTGAAGGACAAGCTTCTCGTTTTCAAGGGTCTCTGGAACCCCACCACCGTCGCCGGTCCGGGCGGCCACTATCCGAAGATGAACGTCCTTTCCGGCCTGACCGTGAAGCAGACGACGACGGACGTACAGGTGGGCACCACCATGGACCAGCTCATGGCCCGGGAACTGGGAAACCGCACTCCCATGCCCAGCATCGTGCTCGGCACGGAAGGGCCGAACTACGGGACGGACAGTGGCTTCACCTCCATCTACTCCGCCTACATCTCCTGGAGCAGCCCCACCACCCCGGCCCCGAAGGAAATCTTCCCCCAACAGGCGTTCGACCAGCTTTTCGACGACGGCAGCCAGCGCAAGCGCGACAAGGGCGTGCTGGACACCGTGCTTTCCGACGCCAATTCCCTGCGCGCCAAGGTGAGCCGCCGCGACGCCCAGAAGCTGGATGAGTATTTCACCTCCGTCCGGGAGATCGAGCAACGGATCGAACGCGCCGACCTCGCCAGCAAGATCGAGACGAACGGCGCGGGCTGGCAGCCGAGCGTGAAAGAGCCCACCTTCCCCCGCCCGGCCTCAGGCATTCCGGTGGATGTGCGGGAACACCTCCAGCTCCAACTGGACATCATGGTGCTGGCCTTCCAGATGGACCGCACCCGCATCGCCACCATGATGCTGAACAACGACCTTTCGCAGATGAACTTCGGCTTCCTGGGCAACATCAAGGGCGGCCAGCACGAACTCTCCCACCATGCCGGAAATCCGGAGCGCCTGGACATGTACCAGCGCGTGAACGAGTACCACATGGAGCTGCTCTGCGGCACGCTGCAGAAGATGGCGGCCACCAACGAGGGAGAACGCTCCCTGCTGGACAACAGCATGATCCTTTTCTGCTCCAGCTTGTGGGACGGCAACGCGCACGACTCCCGCCAGCTCCCCGTCCTGATGGCCGGCGGCGGCGGCGGCACCATCCGCGGCGGACGCATGCTGGACTACAGCAAGGATGAGAACCGCAAGCTCTGCCGACTGCACATGGCGGTGATGGAACGCATGGGCATGAAGACCCAGCAGTTCGGCGACGCGGACAGCGCGTTGACGGACCTGGGGTGA
- a CDS encoding GNAT family N-acetyltransferase, with protein sequence MPTHRPFLPCDLDACTDLFVATFAQPPWNETWERETALARLAQLAGTPGFSGVVAEEEGIIGFAMGVSQPWPGGNHYYLQEACVDHRFQRQGVGTALMAYLSERVEEHGDQRVYLLTARDDVAEAFYSKLGFYTSPRMILMARRRSVLPF encoded by the coding sequence ATGCCCACGCACCGTCCTTTCCTCCCCTGCGATCTCGACGCCTGCACGGATCTCTTCGTGGCCACGTTCGCGCAGCCGCCATGGAACGAGACATGGGAGCGGGAAACCGCGCTCGCCCGGCTGGCGCAGTTGGCCGGGACCCCAGGTTTCTCCGGAGTGGTGGCGGAGGAGGAGGGGATCATCGGTTTCGCAATGGGGGTGTCCCAGCCGTGGCCCGGCGGGAACCACTACTACCTCCAGGAAGCCTGTGTGGACCACAGATTCCAGCGGCAGGGCGTGGGCACCGCGCTCATGGCGTATCTTTCCGAACGGGTGGAGGAACATGGAGACCAGCGCGTCTATCTGCTCACCGCCCGCGATGATGTGGCGGAGGCATTCTATTCCAAGCTGGGCTTCTACACCAGCCCGCGGATGATCCTGATGGCGCGGCGGAGGTCGGTGCTGCCATTTTAA
- a CDS encoding methyltransferase domain-containing protein: protein MPQPPRRSFRNQPPSKRPQQGQGPFSQPKRQPGPPAKAGAQPPRHGGGKGGEDQGWDPVAAWYDKLVGETGSDYHRNVILPATLRMLDLKGGESVIDVCCGQGVLVKPLLDAGVGKFLGVDASPRLIQAAEGRHGRTRNVSFRTADACKPGAWADGSHDAATCLMAVHDVPDITGLFTNVAKSLKPGGHAVLVFMHPCFRIPKKTHWGFDNDQKIQFRRLDSYGSPLEIQIATHPGKGGPEQTIFYHRPLSELITAMGKGGLAVTACEELYSHRRSQGGGAFSKAEHKAAEEFPMFIAFRCVAAS from the coding sequence ATGCCTCAGCCGCCACGCAGATCCTTCCGGAACCAACCGCCCTCAAAGCGCCCGCAGCAGGGGCAGGGGCCGTTTTCCCAGCCGAAGCGGCAGCCCGGGCCACCGGCGAAGGCTGGCGCGCAACCGCCCCGGCACGGCGGCGGAAAAGGTGGAGAGGACCAAGGCTGGGATCCCGTCGCCGCATGGTATGACAAACTGGTCGGTGAAACCGGCTCCGATTACCACCGCAATGTCATCCTGCCCGCCACACTGCGGATGCTGGACCTGAAAGGCGGCGAAAGCGTGATCGACGTTTGCTGCGGCCAGGGCGTGCTGGTGAAGCCACTGCTGGATGCCGGTGTCGGGAAATTTCTCGGGGTGGATGCCAGCCCGCGCCTCATCCAGGCGGCGGAGGGTCGCCACGGCAGGACCAGGAATGTTTCCTTCCGCACCGCGGACGCCTGCAAGCCGGGCGCATGGGCGGACGGCAGCCATGATGCCGCCACCTGCCTGATGGCCGTCCATGACGTGCCGGACATCACCGGCCTCTTCACCAACGTGGCGAAGTCCCTGAAACCCGGCGGCCACGCCGTGCTGGTTTTCATGCACCCGTGCTTCCGTATCCCGAAGAAGACGCACTGGGGCTTCGACAACGACCAGAAGATCCAGTTCCGCAGGCTGGACAGCTACGGCTCGCCGCTGGAGATCCAGATCGCCACCCATCCGGGAAAAGGTGGTCCGGAGCAGACCATTTTCTATCATCGCCCGCTGTCAGAACTCATCACCGCCATGGGCAAGGGCGGGCTGGCCGTCACCGCCTGCGAGGAACTCTACAGCCACCGCCGTTCCCAGGGTGGCGGCGCTTTCAGCAAGGCGGAGCACAAAGCGGCGGAGGAGTTCCCCATGTTCATCGCATTCCGCTGCGTGGCGGCTTCGTGA
- a CDS encoding agmatine deiminase family protein, with amino-acid sequence MNAAAAGYAMPPEWAPQEAVWLSWPVDDPRHWGGAKKDLMWSKFAEIAAGISRFEPVRINAPGADHAAIAAACNRARAVPERVELFDHPHNDVWCRDHGPIFVKHHGTGDTAVTDWGFNAWGGKFPPWDLDDAIPSRVASALGKRVFKQDMILEGGAIEINGAGQLLTTEAVLLNPNRNPHLGKEEIEQRLRDGLGISEILWLKQGIEGDDTDGHIDDLARFVDEETILACIDVSGTTENRKVLADNLGRLRDFQSPKKRPFEIIEIPLPEACEVPGWRLPVLPASYVNFLIVNGGVLVPTFRQGRNDDRALGMIRELLPGREVVGIDCLDLVEEGGTLHCISQQQPA; translated from the coding sequence ATGAACGCCGCCGCCGCAGGATACGCCATGCCACCCGAGTGGGCACCCCAGGAAGCCGTCTGGCTGTCTTGGCCGGTGGACGATCCGCGCCACTGGGGCGGAGCCAAAAAAGACCTGATGTGGTCGAAGTTCGCGGAGATCGCCGCGGGCATCTCCCGCTTCGAGCCGGTGCGGATCAACGCGCCGGGCGCGGACCATGCCGCCATCGCCGCCGCCTGCAACCGGGCCAGGGCCGTGCCGGAGCGCGTGGAGCTTTTCGACCACCCGCACAATGACGTCTGGTGCCGCGACCACGGCCCCATCTTCGTGAAACACCACGGAACCGGAGACACCGCCGTCACGGACTGGGGTTTCAACGCATGGGGTGGGAAATTCCCGCCATGGGATCTGGACGATGCCATCCCCTCCCGCGTCGCCTCGGCGCTGGGCAAGCGCGTGTTCAAACAGGACATGATCCTGGAAGGCGGCGCGATCGAGATCAACGGCGCGGGCCAGCTCCTCACCACGGAAGCGGTGCTGCTCAACCCGAACCGGAACCCGCACCTGGGCAAAGAGGAAATCGAGCAACGCCTGCGCGATGGACTCGGCATTTCGGAAATTTTGTGGCTGAAGCAGGGCATCGAGGGCGACGACACCGACGGCCACATCGACGACCTCGCCCGCTTCGTGGATGAGGAAACCATCCTCGCCTGCATCGACGTCTCCGGCACCACGGAGAACCGGAAGGTGCTGGCGGACAACCTCGGGCGGCTGCGGGACTTCCAGAGTCCTAAGAAGCGGCCGTTCGAGATCATCGAAATCCCGCTGCCGGAGGCCTGCGAAGTCCCCGGCTGGCGGCTGCCGGTGCTGCCCGCGTCCTATGTGAATTTCCTCATCGTGAACGGCGGCGTGCTGGTGCCGACCTTCCGCCAGGGCCGGAATGATGACCGCGCGCTGGGCATGATCCGCGAGCTGCTCCCGGGCCGCGAGGTGGTGGGCATCGACTGCCTCGATCTGGTCGAGGAAGGCGGGACACTGCACTGCATCTCCCAGCAGCAGCCGGCGTGA